The following proteins come from a genomic window of Flavobacterium crocinum:
- a CDS encoding FecR family protein, which yields MTTLNKLYKLSRQIALSLIKEEDPKELKETDLFEQKYKDYIFENINSPEKRRQRQLLAQQVNKKRAWKNVQKAIGVAKPPIWKYVAAAVIVLGTLFYFAQYNSVGKIETTVASGKPAIAPGTDKATLLLGNGQTIVLGNGNTYKGNGVAANDKSVTYSDNNASIEYNYLTIPRAGQFSLLLADGTKVRLNSETQLKFPNRFIDGKPRFVELVYGEAFFEVSPSTAHKGAHFNVKTKGQNVEVLGTQFNIKAYKDEENLITTLKEGKVVIDYAAIKEQLSPGEQSVVNVMASSLRITPANLDRELAWLDGQFVFDNLTLKDIVKVLSRWYDVEFIIKGETIKNEKFKGQFSKNQNLEVILELIKTTNQIKSYEIKEKTVIFK from the coding sequence ATGACGACTTTAAATAAACTTTATAAACTTTCGAGACAGATTGCTCTATCGTTGATCAAAGAAGAAGATCCTAAAGAATTAAAAGAGACGGATCTTTTTGAGCAAAAGTATAAAGATTACATTTTTGAAAACATAAACAGTCCTGAAAAAAGAAGACAGCGACAGTTATTAGCACAACAAGTAAATAAAAAAAGGGCTTGGAAAAATGTCCAAAAAGCCATTGGTGTAGCTAAACCGCCTATATGGAAGTATGTCGCAGCCGCAGTAATTGTCTTAGGAACTCTATTCTATTTTGCTCAGTATAATTCGGTAGGAAAAATTGAAACCACAGTTGCATCTGGTAAACCTGCTATTGCACCAGGTACAGATAAAGCGACCTTACTTTTAGGAAATGGACAAACTATAGTTTTAGGAAACGGAAATACTTATAAGGGTAATGGAGTAGCTGCAAATGATAAATCAGTAACCTACTCAGATAATAATGCATCTATAGAGTACAATTATCTAACCATTCCGCGTGCAGGACAATTCTCTTTATTATTAGCTGATGGAACAAAGGTTAGACTTAACTCTGAAACTCAGCTAAAATTTCCTAATCGTTTTATCGACGGTAAACCTCGTTTTGTAGAGCTGGTATATGGTGAAGCCTTTTTTGAAGTATCTCCAAGTACAGCTCATAAAGGGGCACACTTCAACGTAAAAACCAAGGGACAAAATGTTGAAGTACTCGGTACCCAATTCAATATCAAAGCCTATAAAGATGAAGAAAATCTAATAACCACCTTAAAAGAGGGGAAGGTTGTTATTGATTACGCTGCTATAAAAGAACAATTAAGCCCTGGAGAACAATCTGTCGTAAATGTAATGGCTTCTTCTTTGAGAATAACCCCTGCAAATCTAGACAGGGAATTAGCTTGGTTGGATGGTCAATTTGTTTTTGATAATTTGACATTAAAGGATATTGTAAAAGTTTTATCCCGATGGTATGATGTGGAATTCATTATAAAAGGGGAAACGATTAAAAATGAAAAATTTAAAGGACAATTCAGCAAAAATCAAAACCTTGAAGTAATACTAGAATTAATTAAAACTACTAACCAAATTAAATCCTATGAAATAAAAGAAAAGACTGTAATTTTTAAATAA
- a CDS encoding Lrp/AsnC family transcriptional regulator, whose amino-acid sequence MEQIDDIDLQLLNILHDNSKYTVKELAKMVNLSASPVFERIKRLENNGYIKKYIALLDAEKLNRGFIVFCNIKLKQHDRNIGNQFVSDIMKIEEIVECYNISGDYDFLMKVFARDMKHYQDFVFNKLGSVESIGSTQSTFVMSEIKNLYG is encoded by the coding sequence ATGGAACAAATAGACGATATTGATCTTCAGTTATTAAATATACTTCATGACAATTCTAAATATACAGTAAAAGAACTCGCAAAGATGGTAAATCTTTCGGCATCACCTGTTTTTGAGCGGATTAAAAGATTGGAGAACAATGGTTATATCAAGAAGTATATAGCACTCCTTGATGCAGAAAAATTAAATCGAGGATTTATAGTTTTCTGTAATATCAAGCTTAAACAGCACGATCGTAATATTGGAAATCAGTTTGTTAGTGATATTATGAAGATAGAAGAAATTGTGGAATGTTACAATATATCAGGAGATTATGATTTTTTAATGAAAGTCTTTGCCAGAGATATGAAGCATTATCAGGATTTTGTCTTTAATAAATTGGGATCAGTTGAAAGTATAGGCAGTACCCAAAGTACTTTTGTTATGTCGGAGATAAAAAATTTGTATGGATAG
- a CDS encoding RNA polymerase sigma-70 factor, with amino-acid sequence MKTLTLKEYKYTFDSLYTSLCLFANKYVGNLETSEDLVQDVFIRIWEEKIAFTNDKAIKSYLYVAVKNQSLDYLKSTYVRTTQSLDAEDISKWETDQFFHSEVVISDTNHILEKAITSLPEKCAQVIRLSMKGMSNPEIAEELEISINTIKLQKKIAYKRLRPLLKDYFFLFAFIAELKN; translated from the coding sequence ATGAAAACATTAACATTAAAAGAATATAAATACACATTTGACAGTTTGTATACTAGTTTATGCCTCTTTGCCAATAAGTATGTTGGAAATCTTGAAACCTCAGAAGATTTAGTTCAAGATGTTTTTATCAGGATATGGGAAGAAAAAATTGCCTTTACGAATGACAAAGCTATTAAGTCATATTTATATGTAGCAGTTAAAAATCAGTCTCTCGATTATTTGAAGAGTACTTATGTAAGAACAACTCAATCTTTAGACGCAGAAGACATATCTAAATGGGAAACGGATCAGTTTTTTCATAGCGAAGTAGTTATCTCCGACACCAATCATATATTAGAAAAAGCCATAACATCTTTACCTGAAAAATGTGCTCAAGTTATAAGATTGAGTATGAAAGGAATGAGTAACCCAGAAATTGCTGAGGAACTTGAAATTTCTATAAATACCATTAAACTACAAAAAAAGATTGCCTACAAGCGTTTGCGTCCTTTACTAAAAGATTATTTCTTTTTATTTGCTTTTATAGCCGAATTGAAAAATTAG
- the ligD gene encoding DNA ligase D — MSLSKYNQKRDFKQTREPKGKPVKSAGELIFVIQKHAASHLHYDFRLEMGGVLKSWAVPKGPSLNPEVKRLAMMVEDHPYSYKDFEGTIPEGNYGAGNVIVWDNGTYTSDEKTEDIEKQFLTDLQKGRLSFVLNGKKLKGEFSLVKLHGKQENAWLLIKKQDKYATDIDILEKNKSVLSKRTLEELQENSKKAAEKSKKQENSETLKKKPSAKLKTAHFIKPMLAGTSEKPFNDEQWIFENKYDGYRTIAVVNPDNTQLFSRNKISFDLLFKPIADELAKIDHIVVLDGEVVVEDPTGRTDFQMLQNYLKTGIGNLKYYVFDLLNLDGNELNELSLLERKELLKILFNKYSFSNVFYSEHTIGNGIEQFEKARKNKSEGIIAKKSDSHYLASKRSNEWLKIKLSNIEEAIIIGITEPKNSRKFFGAILLGQYKGKELQYIGKCGTGFTELVLKELYDKLKPYFIEISPLEEKVPLKDKIQWVNPKLVCQVKYSEWTQDQHLRHPVYLGLRIDKKANEVKFSSNEAENTITTLKEGKMEELKDHKTENDYDVKIGKTILHLTNQNKIYFPKDGITKGEIVQYYNEVSALILPYLKDRPESMNRFPNGIDAPSFYQKDIDLDKTPKWLNTKKIYSESNNENIDYLICNNKETLLYMANLGCIELNPWNSTIKHIHNPDWLVMDLDPATASDFPIVVQTAQMVKQVMDELETECLCKTSGATGLHIYIPLGAKYDYDSIKILGELLAREVQGRLPNSTTTERSIKKRKGKLYIDYLQNRRGQTLAAPYSVRPKPGATVSTPLEWDEITEKLHPSQFTIKNVLKRFEKKGDLWQPVLSNGANIKRIIKKLEEKQDSSLG; from the coding sequence ATGTCACTCTCTAAATACAACCAAAAAAGGGATTTTAAGCAAACCCGTGAACCTAAAGGCAAACCCGTAAAATCGGCAGGCGAATTAATTTTTGTAATTCAAAAACATGCTGCGTCTCACTTGCATTATGATTTCAGGCTTGAAATGGGTGGCGTTCTTAAAAGCTGGGCAGTTCCAAAAGGACCATCCCTAAATCCGGAAGTAAAACGCCTTGCCATGATGGTCGAAGATCATCCGTACAGTTATAAAGATTTTGAAGGAACTATTCCTGAAGGAAATTACGGTGCCGGAAATGTAATTGTATGGGATAATGGCACATATACTTCTGATGAGAAAACCGAGGACATCGAAAAGCAATTTCTTACAGACCTTCAAAAAGGAAGACTCAGTTTTGTATTGAATGGAAAAAAACTGAAAGGTGAATTTTCGCTGGTAAAGCTTCACGGAAAACAGGAAAATGCATGGCTGCTTATCAAGAAGCAGGATAAATATGCAACAGATATAGATATTTTGGAAAAAAATAAATCTGTCCTTTCCAAAAGAACTCTGGAAGAGCTTCAGGAAAATTCTAAAAAAGCAGCTGAAAAATCCAAAAAACAAGAGAATTCTGAAACATTAAAAAAAAAGCCTTCAGCAAAATTAAAAACGGCACACTTTATTAAACCCATGCTTGCCGGAACTAGCGAAAAACCTTTTAATGATGAGCAGTGGATTTTTGAGAATAAATATGACGGATACCGCACAATTGCTGTTGTAAATCCTGACAATACCCAGCTTTTCAGCCGTAACAAAATATCTTTTGACTTATTATTTAAACCCATTGCAGACGAACTTGCTAAAATTGATCATATCGTAGTTCTAGACGGAGAAGTTGTTGTCGAAGATCCTACCGGCCGTACAGACTTTCAAATGCTTCAAAATTATCTTAAAACAGGAATTGGAAATTTAAAGTATTATGTTTTTGATTTGCTGAATTTAGATGGCAATGAACTCAACGAATTATCTTTACTGGAAAGAAAAGAACTTCTTAAAATCTTATTCAACAAATATTCTTTTTCAAATGTTTTCTATTCTGAACACACCATTGGAAACGGAATTGAACAGTTTGAAAAAGCAAGAAAAAATAAAAGTGAAGGTATTATTGCAAAGAAATCTGACAGTCATTATCTGGCATCAAAAAGAAGCAATGAATGGCTCAAAATAAAACTTTCGAATATAGAAGAAGCCATTATAATCGGTATTACTGAACCTAAAAATTCACGAAAATTCTTTGGAGCAATACTACTTGGACAATACAAAGGAAAAGAATTGCAATACATTGGTAAATGCGGAACAGGTTTTACAGAATTGGTCTTAAAAGAACTTTATGACAAGCTTAAGCCTTATTTTATTGAAATATCACCATTAGAGGAAAAAGTACCATTAAAGGATAAAATTCAGTGGGTAAATCCAAAACTGGTCTGTCAGGTTAAATATTCAGAATGGACACAGGATCAGCATTTAAGACATCCGGTTTATCTGGGGCTGAGAATAGATAAAAAAGCAAATGAAGTGAAATTTTCATCCAATGAAGCAGAAAATACAATTACAACGCTTAAAGAAGGAAAAATGGAAGAATTGAAAGATCATAAAACGGAAAATGATTACGATGTGAAAATTGGAAAAACAATACTTCATTTAACCAATCAGAACAAGATTTATTTTCCAAAAGACGGGATTACAAAAGGAGAAATTGTACAATATTACAATGAAGTCTCGGCTCTAATTCTTCCCTATTTAAAAGATCGTCCTGAATCAATGAATCGATTTCCGAACGGTATTGATGCACCCAGTTTTTACCAAAAGGATATTGATCTGGACAAAACACCAAAATGGCTGAATACAAAAAAAATATATTCAGAATCTAACAATGAAAATATAGATTACTTGATCTGCAATAATAAAGAAACACTGTTGTATATGGCCAATCTCGGATGCATCGAACTGAATCCCTGGAATTCAACAATTAAACATATTCACAATCCTGACTGGCTGGTTATGGATCTGGATCCCGCGACAGCATCTGACTTTCCTATTGTAGTTCAGACTGCCCAAATGGTAAAACAGGTAATGGACGAACTGGAAACCGAATGTTTGTGTAAAACTTCCGGAGCAACCGGACTTCATATTTACATTCCGCTTGGAGCAAAATACGATTATGATTCCATTAAAATATTGGGAGAACTACTGGCGAGAGAAGTTCAGGGAAGACTACCGAATAGTACTACAACTGAGAGAAGCATAAAAAAGAGAAAAGGAAAATTATATATCGATTATCTTCAAAATAGACGCGGACAAACACTGGCTGCGCCTTATTCTGTCCGTCCAAAACCAGGCGCAACTGTTTCAACACCGCTTGAGTGGGATGAAATCACAGAAAAATTACATCCTTCACAGTTTACTATAAAAAATGTTTTAAAACGTTTTGAAAAAAAAGGAGATTTATGGCAGCCTGTACTTTCCAATGGAGCCAACATCAAAAGAATTATAAAGAAACTGGAAGAAAAACAGGATTCATCTTTAGGATGA
- a CDS encoding bile acid:sodium symporter family protein, giving the protein MKKLLEILKKAGFDGFLLMIATMILMAYFLPKPGMIKEPISLEEIANAGVSLIFLFYGMRLSVEKLKAGLSNWKMHIIVQLTTFLFFPLIVLAFRPLFVNNGFELLWLGVFFLAALPSTVSSSVVMVSIARGNIPAAIFNASISSLIGVVVTPLWVGLFIASATGDFDVTDIVIKLVLQVLLPVIIGISLNSRFGAIAEKYKKQLKYFDQAVILTIIYTSFCKSFSEHLFEGFTALELAGLAVGMMALFFAVFFCVGLLSRLLGFSVEDRITVLFCGSKKSLVHGTVMSKVLFQQSTITGIVLLPLMLYHALQLIAASIIAQGMARRKEV; this is encoded by the coding sequence TTGAAGAAATTATTAGAAATATTAAAAAAAGCAGGTTTCGACGGTTTCCTGTTAATGATAGCCACCATGATTCTGATGGCTTATTTTTTGCCAAAGCCAGGTATGATCAAAGAACCTATTTCGCTGGAGGAGATTGCAAATGCTGGCGTTTCGTTGATTTTCTTGTTTTATGGGATGCGACTGAGTGTTGAGAAACTAAAAGCCGGACTTTCCAACTGGAAAATGCATATTATAGTTCAGTTGACAACCTTTTTGTTTTTTCCGCTCATTGTTTTGGCATTTCGTCCTTTGTTTGTCAATAACGGCTTCGAGCTGCTTTGGCTGGGTGTATTTTTTCTGGCAGCTTTACCGTCTACAGTATCGTCTTCTGTTGTCATGGTCTCCATCGCCAGGGGAAATATTCCTGCAGCTATTTTCAATGCGAGCATTTCCAGTTTGATAGGAGTAGTGGTTACGCCGCTTTGGGTTGGATTGTTCATAGCTTCCGCAACAGGTGATTTTGATGTTACTGATATCGTAATAAAGTTGGTTCTTCAAGTTTTGCTACCTGTCATCATTGGGATAAGCCTCAATTCCCGATTTGGTGCCATTGCTGAAAAGTATAAGAAACAGCTTAAATATTTCGATCAGGCAGTCATTCTAACGATTATTTACACATCGTTTTGCAAGTCATTCTCCGAACATCTTTTCGAAGGCTTTACCGCCCTTGAACTTGCCGGACTCGCTGTAGGAATGATGGCGTTATTTTTTGCTGTATTCTTTTGTGTCGGACTACTCAGTCGTTTGCTTGGTTTTTCAGTTGAGGACCGTATTACCGTCTTATTCTGCGGGTCTAAAAAGTCATTGGTACACGGCACCGTTATGTCAAAAGTACTCTTTCAACAGAGTACTATTACCGGAATCGTATTGTTGCCTTTAATGCTTTATCATGCCTTACAATTGATTGCCGCCAGCATTATCGCTCAGGGCATGGCTCGACGAAAAGAAGTATAA
- a CDS encoding catalase, translated as MKDSKKTNQNYNDGKQKDLDVNRSNADDQFLTTNQGVKINDNNNSLKSGERGPSLLEDFILREKITHFDHERIPERIVHARGSAAHGYFELYKTMGNYTKAGFLNDTSIKTPVFVRFSTVAGSRGSTDLARDVRGFAVKFYTQEGIFDLVGNNMPVFFIQDAMKFPDLIHAVKAEPHNEIPQAASAHDTFWDFISLMPESMHMIMWVMSDRAIPRSLRMMEGFGVHTFRFINEKNESHFVKFHWKPKLGTHAVVWDEAQKISGKNSDFHKLDLWQAIEDGHFPEWELGVQIIPESDEHKFDFDLLDPTKLVPEEIVPVTIIGKMTLNKNPDNFFAETEQVAFHPGHIVPGIDFTNDPLLQGRLFSYTDTQLSRLGSPNFHEIPINRTIAPKHNHQRDGHMRQEIAVGKVSYHPNSLGGGCPFQAKIDEGGFSSFNERIDAQKIRERSSSFSDHFSQATLFYNSQTPIEQEHIAAALSFELGKLETPAIRERMLGLLNQVSSSLAAKVSKSLGMTVPKTPEKPLNHGVGADDTGAHEPVKVKQSIESSDALSILKNPNSSKTISTRQIAFLCTDGVSKASVKTMKTALENEGAKAVIIAPHLGNIQTAEGSEIPVDQTYKIAASVLFDGVFIPAGKGIPELSKIREVKEFINDSYNHCKIIAAESEGAKILKDKNEIDDKDGGILTSNSMGDKTLAESFIKALENHRYWEREKTLS; from the coding sequence ATGAAAGACTCGAAAAAAACAAACCAGAATTATAATGATGGCAAACAGAAAGATTTGGATGTAAACCGATCCAATGCAGACGACCAGTTTTTGACGACCAATCAAGGTGTTAAAATCAACGATAACAATAACTCTTTAAAATCAGGTGAAAGAGGTCCGTCTTTGCTTGAGGATTTTATTTTAAGGGAAAAAATCACCCATTTTGACCATGAACGCATACCGGAACGTATTGTGCATGCAAGAGGGTCTGCAGCGCACGGCTATTTTGAGCTTTACAAAACCATGGGCAATTATACCAAAGCGGGTTTTTTGAATGATACCAGTATTAAAACACCTGTATTTGTGCGTTTCTCTACCGTTGCAGGTTCGCGAGGGTCTACCGATCTCGCAAGAGATGTCCGTGGGTTTGCTGTGAAGTTCTACACTCAGGAAGGTATTTTTGATTTGGTTGGAAACAATATGCCTGTCTTTTTTATTCAGGATGCCATGAAATTTCCTGATCTGATCCATGCTGTGAAAGCCGAACCACATAATGAAATCCCACAAGCAGCATCTGCTCACGATACTTTTTGGGATTTTATTTCTTTGATGCCCGAATCTATGCATATGATTATGTGGGTAATGAGTGACAGGGCTATTCCCAGAAGTCTGCGTATGATGGAAGGTTTTGGAGTTCATACTTTTCGTTTTATCAATGAAAAAAATGAATCTCATTTTGTGAAATTCCATTGGAAACCTAAATTAGGAACTCATGCCGTGGTATGGGATGAAGCCCAGAAAATTTCAGGAAAAAACTCTGATTTTCATAAACTGGACTTATGGCAGGCAATCGAAGATGGTCATTTTCCGGAATGGGAATTAGGTGTTCAGATTATTCCGGAAAGTGATGAGCATAAATTTGATTTCGACCTTTTGGATCCGACCAAACTCGTTCCTGAAGAAATTGTTCCGGTAACCATTATTGGAAAAATGACACTCAATAAAAATCCGGATAATTTCTTTGCTGAAACAGAACAGGTAGCTTTTCATCCGGGGCACATTGTGCCGGGAATTGATTTCACAAATGATCCACTGTTGCAGGGGCGTCTGTTTTCTTATACAGATACCCAACTGTCCAGACTAGGAAGTCCTAATTTTCATGAAATCCCGATCAATCGTACTATAGCACCGAAACACAACCATCAGAGAGACGGACACATGCGCCAGGAAATCGCTGTGGGAAAGGTAAGCTATCATCCTAATTCTCTTGGAGGTGGTTGTCCTTTTCAGGCAAAAATTGACGAAGGAGGTTTTAGCAGTTTTAATGAAAGGATCGATGCACAGAAAATACGAGAAAGAAGTAGCAGCTTTTCGGATCATTTTAGTCAGGCCACATTGTTTTATAATAGCCAGACACCGATCGAGCAGGAACATATCGCAGCTGCCTTATCCTTTGAGCTTGGAAAGTTAGAAACTCCTGCTATCAGGGAAAGAATGCTTGGACTGCTTAATCAGGTAAGTAGTTCATTGGCTGCCAAAGTAAGCAAATCACTTGGGATGACTGTTCCAAAAACACCGGAAAAGCCCCTTAACCATGGCGTGGGAGCCGATGATACTGGAGCGCATGAACCTGTTAAAGTAAAACAAAGCATTGAGAGCTCGGATGCTTTGAGTATACTTAAAAATCCAAATTCATCTAAAACTATCAGCACAAGACAGATTGCTTTTTTATGCACAGACGGAGTTAGCAAAGCATCCGTAAAAACAATGAAAACAGCACTGGAGAATGAAGGTGCAAAGGCAGTAATTATAGCTCCGCATTTAGGAAATATACAAACTGCTGAAGGTTCTGAAATTCCAGTAGACCAGACTTATAAAATTGCTGCCTCTGTTCTTTTTGACGGTGTTTTTATTCCGGCGGGTAAAGGAATACCTGAGCTGTCCAAAATCAGGGAAGTGAAAGAATTCATAAACGATTCGTACAATCACTGCAAGATTATTGCGGCAGAGTCGGAAGGTGCCAAAATACTAAAAGATAAAAATGAAATAGATGACAAGGACGGAGGCATTTTAACCAGCAATTCGATGGGAGATAAAACTTTGGCAGAATCTTTTATAAAAGCACTCGAAAATCACCGTTATTGGGAACGCGAAAAAACACTTTCCTGA
- a CDS encoding methionine synthase: MKKLLLPTSIVGSLPKPAWLAPPEKLWSPWKLEGEQLLEGKQDALRISLQEQQLAGLDIICDGEQTRQHFVTTFIEHLSGVDFENRKTVKIRNRYDASVPVVLGEVARQKAVFVEDAKFLRKQTNKPIKWALPGPLTMVDTLYDDHYKSREKLAWEFAKALNEEARELQDAGVDIIQFDEPAFNVFFDEVNDWGMAALERAIEGLHCQTAVHICYGYGIQANTDWKKTLGSEWRQYEEIFPKIQKSKIDVVSLECHNSNVPLDLMELVRGKKVMVGAIDVATNTIETPEEVADTLRKALEFVDAENLYPSTNCGMAPLSRSIASGKLNALSAGAEIIRKELGI; this comes from the coding sequence ATGAAGAAGTTATTATTACCAACTTCAATTGTTGGAAGTTTACCTAAACCAGCCTGGCTTGCACCACCAGAAAAACTTTGGTCGCCGTGGAAATTAGAAGGAGAGCAATTGCTTGAAGGAAAACAGGATGCTCTGCGCATTTCTCTGCAGGAACAACAATTGGCAGGTCTGGATATCATTTGTGATGGAGAGCAGACACGCCAGCATTTTGTAACGACTTTTATCGAGCATTTAAGCGGTGTAGATTTTGAAAATCGTAAGACCGTGAAAATTCGTAATCGTTATGACGCTAGTGTTCCGGTAGTTTTAGGTGAGGTTGCACGCCAGAAAGCAGTTTTTGTGGAGGATGCTAAATTTTTACGTAAACAGACTAATAAGCCTATAAAATGGGCATTACCAGGTCCGCTGACAATGGTAGACACCTTGTACGATGACCATTACAAAAGCCGCGAAAAACTGGCATGGGAATTTGCGAAAGCGCTCAATGAAGAAGCAAGAGAACTTCAGGATGCAGGGGTAGATATTATCCAGTTTGATGAACCTGCGTTTAATGTGTTCTTTGATGAAGTAAACGATTGGGGAATGGCAGCCTTAGAAAGAGCCATTGAAGGTTTACACTGCCAGACTGCGGTACATATTTGCTATGGTTATGGAATACAAGCCAATACGGATTGGAAAAAGACATTAGGTTCAGAGTGGCGTCAATACGAAGAAATTTTTCCGAAAATTCAAAAATCTAAAATTGATGTGGTGTCATTAGAATGTCACAACTCCAATGTGCCTTTAGATTTAATGGAATTGGTTCGCGGTAAAAAAGTAATGGTTGGTGCCATTGATGTGGCAACCAATACTATTGAAACACCAGAAGAAGTAGCCGATACGCTGCGTAAAGCTCTTGAGTTTGTAGATGCCGAAAATCTTTACCCTTCTACAAATTGCGGTATGGCTCCTTTGTCCCGAAGTATAGCCAGCGGTAAGTTAAATGCTTTAAGCGCAGGAGCAGAAATTATTCGTAAAGAACTTGGGATTTAG
- the ku gene encoding non-homologous end joining protein Ku: protein MRSIWTGSVSFGLINIPIKIFSAVEESSLDMDMLDKKDHANIKFKRVNEDTGKEVDFANIVKGYKLNDKYVILEDADFEAADAIKTKTIAIESFVLESEIQSIYYEQPYYLEPDKGAMNAYGLLRDALEASGKVGVTRFVLRNKESLAILKPYKDVIVLNRIRFEQEIRSTSELKLPPVSKKATKEMDMAEKLIDQLTEKFDITGFKDEYTAKLLEIIKKKAKGKASKISPKLKVVHKQSDDLMEMLKASLETKKKKSS, encoded by the coding sequence ATGAGATCAATATGGACAGGTTCGGTGAGTTTTGGATTGATAAATATTCCAATTAAAATATTTTCTGCAGTAGAAGAAAGCAGTCTTGATATGGATATGCTGGATAAAAAAGATCATGCCAATATCAAATTCAAACGTGTAAATGAAGATACGGGCAAAGAAGTCGATTTTGCTAATATTGTTAAAGGATATAAGCTCAATGATAAATATGTGATACTCGAAGATGCTGATTTTGAAGCGGCCGACGCCATTAAAACCAAAACTATTGCTATTGAGAGTTTTGTGTTGGAAAGTGAAATACAGAGTATTTATTATGAACAGCCCTATTATCTGGAACCAGACAAAGGAGCAATGAATGCGTACGGGCTTCTTCGGGATGCATTAGAGGCTTCGGGAAAAGTTGGTGTTACTCGTTTTGTTTTACGAAATAAGGAAAGTCTCGCTATTCTTAAACCTTACAAAGATGTTATTGTGCTGAACAGAATCCGGTTTGAACAGGAAATACGATCAACAAGTGAACTAAAACTACCGCCTGTTTCTAAAAAAGCTACCAAAGAAATGGACATGGCCGAAAAGCTTATTGACCAGCTTACGGAAAAATTTGATATTACGGGCTTTAAAGATGAGTACACTGCCAAGCTTTTGGAAATAATAAAAAAGAAAGCCAAAGGAAAAGCCAGCAAAATTTCGCCTAAACTTAAAGTGGTCCACAAGCAGAGCGATGATCTGATGGAAATGCTAAAAGCGAGTTTAGAAACGAAAAAGAAAAAATCATCCTAA